A single genomic interval of Daucus carota subsp. sativus chromosome 1, DH1 v3.0, whole genome shotgun sequence harbors:
- the LOC108204663 gene encoding cold-responsive protein kinase 1, with the protein MKRWWKSIAVVVLAVTLVIESVMSDPQTNKLSKPGRECSGFDAGSPSEFFRNVNATFADLRRQLSVQKKHFATAEQASSANPVYTLFQCRDYLSTADCVACFNVATVDIRNICKLNNGARVIYDGCFLRYELRTFYTEIELGLSSEECRGNGTVPAQAAYTLVAVQLLKDLAEATPKIKNFFAVAKRQVFDGGPSAKASVTVYGLAQCTGTVSQGDCGKCLWGGYSNLQGCLPQSGGSSAAGGCFLRYSVTPFFADNDITNITPYLQGGSSSNKTAIIAGGVGAISLLLLLIALLLWYRSSQKRRTDNRGDILGVTKLQGPTIYKYKDLKSATKNFSEECKIGEGGFGDVYKGIISNENIVAVKKLEVRTSKEKADFESEVRLIANVHHRNIIRLLGCSGKGPVQILVYEYMENGSLDTFLYGNKRGTLSWKQRIDIILGIARGLAYLHEQFHVCIIHRDVKSSNILLDDDFQPKIADFGLARLLPTDQSHLTTRFAGTLGYTAPEYAINGHLSEKVDTYGFGVVVLEILSGQNCNKMKNELLTQSLLEYAWKSYNNGTHEDLIDGTIDSGEYNVENAKKMIEIALKCTQSPVSLRPTMSEVVVMLVNYASPEQQKINKDSVKYIEDDV; encoded by the exons ATGAAGCGGTGGTGGAAATCAATCGCGGTGGTGGTACTGGCAGTGACATTGGTGATAGAATCGGTTATGTCAGATCCGCAAACTAATAAGTTAAGCAAACCTGGGCGAGAGTGCAGCGGCTTTGATGCTGGAAGTCCATCTGAATTCTTCAGAAATGTGAACGCTACTTTCGCGGACCTCAGACGACAGCTATCTGTGCAGAAAAAACACTTTGCCACCGCGGAGCAGGCCAGCTCCGCCAATCCTGTGTACACTTTGTTTCAGTGCAGAGATTATCTATCCACTGCAGACTGCGTCGCTTGCTTTAATGTAGCCACAGTTGATATTCGCAATATCTGCAAGTTAAATAATGGAGCTCGGGTCATATATGATGGCTGCTTCCTCAG GTACGAGTTACGAACCTTCTATACAGAGATAGAGCTTGGACTTTCATCCGAGGAATGCAGGGGCAACGGGACTGTACCTGCACAAGCTGCTTATACTTTAGTTGCAGTCCAGTTGCTAAAGGATCTTGCAGAGGCCACACCAAAGATAAAGAACTTCTTTGCAGTGGCAAAAAGGCAAGTGTTTGATGGTGGTCCGTCAGCAAAAGCATCCGTCACAGTATACGGTTTGGCACAATGTACTGGCACCGTAAGCCAGGGTGATTGCGGAAAATGCTTATGGGGAGGATATAGTAACTTACAAGGATGCCTTCCTCAATCAGGAGGAAGTTCTGCAGCTGGCGGTTGTTTCCTCAGATACTCTGTGACCCCTTTTTTTGCTGATAATGATATAACAAATATCACGCCTTACTTGCAAGGAG GTAGCTCCAGCAATAAAACGGCCATCATTGCAGGCGGAGTTGGAGCTATAAGCCTTCTCTTGCTCTTAATTGCGTTACTTCTATGGTATCGATCATCACAAAAGCGTAGAACAGATAATAGAG GTGATATACTAGGGGTGACTAAGTTGCAGGGACCaactatatacaaatacaaagaTTTGAAGTCCGCTACCAAGAATTTCAGCGAAGAATGCAAAATAGGAGAAGGCGGCTTTGGAGATGTATACAAG GGCATTATATCAAACGAAAACATAGTTGCAGTGAAGAAACTTGAGGTGAGGACAAGCAAAGAAAAGGCAGATTTTGAGAGTGAAGTTAGGCTTATAGCTAATGTTCATCATCGAAATATCATCCGTCTCCTAGGATGCAGTGGCAAAGGACCGGTTCAGATTCTCGTCTATGAATATATGGAGAACGGAAGCCTAGATACATTCTTATACG GCAATAAACGCGGAACTCTCAGCTGGAAACAACGGATTGACATAATCCTCGGTATTGCTAGAGGTCTTGCCTATCTCCACGAACAATTTCATGTATGCATCATACATCGAGATGTGAAATCTAGCAATATCTTGCTGGATGACGATTTCCAACCCAAGATCGCGGATTTTGGGTTGGCAAGACTTTTACCAACGGATCAAAGTCATCTTACCACTAGATTTGCAGGGACTTT GGGTTACACAGCACCAGAGTACGCAATCAACGGGCATTTGTCTGAGAAAGTGGATACCTATGGGTTCGGAGTTGTGGTCCTTGAAATTTTGAGTGGCCAAAACTGCAATAAGATGAAGAATGAGCTTCTAACCCAGTCTCTACTCGAATAT GCATGGAAGTCTTATAACAATGGCACGCATGAGGATTTAATAGATGGGACAATAGATTCGGGTGAATATAATGTCGAAAATGCGAAGAAGATGATAGAGATTGCTTTGAAGTGCACTCAGTCACCGGTTTCTTTGAGGCCAACAATGTCTGAAGTTGTTGTTATGCTTGTGAATTATGCATCACCAGAACAGCAGAAGATTAACAAGGATTCAGTTAAATATATTGAAGACGATGTCTGA